The following nucleotide sequence is from Microbacterium arborescens.
TGGATGATCTTGACCTGGACGTCGTCGTGCTCGGCGTTCCAGGCGTCGACGATCTCGCTGATGGCCGCCTGGGTCGCGGGCTGGTCCGAGAGCGACTGGAACTGGAGGGTGACGACGTCGCCGTCTCCCCCGCTGTTGTTCGCGCTGCCCTGCTGGCATCCTGCGAGCGCGACGGCTGCGATGCCCACGAATGCGACGGCGCCGATGCCGCGGATTCTTCTCATGGTGTGGCCTTTCTGGTTTTCGGGTTTCGTCGTCACGGGGAGGTCAGCCCTTGACGGCACCGGCGAGCATGCCGCCGGTGAGCTTCTTCTGCAGGATCCCGAAGATGATGAGCGACGGGATCGTGGCGAGGATGGCGCCGGCGGCCAGCGGCCCCAGCTGGGTCTGCCCTTCGGCCCCGAGGAACGAGCGCAGCGCGATCGGCAGCGTGTACAGCTCCGGGCTCTGGATGAGCACGAGCGCGAGGAAGAACTCGTTCCAGGCCGAGACGAAGGTGAACATCGCCGTCGCGACCAGGCCCGGCACCAGCAGCGGCAGGATCACGGTGCGGAGGATGGTGAAGCGGCCGGCGCCGTCCATCTCGGCCGCTTCTTCGAGCTCCGGCGGGATCGCCGCGACGTATCCCTGCAGCATCCAGAGCGTGAACGGCATCGTGAAGGTGACGTAGACGAGGATGAGGCCGAAAAGGGTGTCGTTCAGCTGCAGGCTCCGCAGCACGAGGAACAGCGGGATGATGATGAGGATCGTCGGGAACACCTGGCTGACGAGGATCCAGACCGTGCCGGCCGCTCGCAGCCGCCCCTTCAGCCGGGCGAGCGCGTAGGCCATGGGCATCGACAGGAGCACCGCGACGATCATCGTGACGATCGAGACGAGTACCGAGTTGCCGGCCGCGGTGATCAGGTTCTGTCGCTCGAGCGCGGCGATGTAGTTGCCGAAGTCCCACTGCTGCGGGATGAGGTTCACCGCGAGCGAGTTCAGCTCACGCGTCGACTTGAACGACGCCGACAGCAGCCACAGCAGCGGAAAGCCGAGGAAGATCAGGTATCCCGCGAGGGCCAGGTACATCAGGACGGTCGCGTACAGGGGGCGCTTGGTGGTCACTTTCCTGCCCCCTTGTTCTGACGGAACTGATTGATCAGGTACAGCGAGAGGATCACCAGGATCGCGACGACGAGGACGTTGCCCATCGCCGAGGCATATCCGATCTCGCGGTTGCGGAACGCCTCGAGGTAGGTGAACAGCGGCGGGATCATGGTGCGGCCGCCCGGGCCACCCTCGGTCAGCACGTAGATGAGGCCGAACGAGTTGAACTGCCAGATGAAGTCGAGCGCCGTGACCGCGATGATGACGGGCCGCAAGGCGGGCAGTGTGACGTGCCAGAACCGGCGCCCGGCTCCGGCGCCGTCGACGGCGGCGGCCTCGTGCTGCTCTGGTGCGATCGACTGCATGCCGGCCAACAGCAGCACGGTCGTCTGCGGGATGCCGGCCCAGACGCCGACGACGATGACGGCGGGCAGGGCGGTCGAGAAGTCGCCCAGCCAGTTGACGCCCGGGATGCCGAGCCAGCCGAGAACGCCGTTGAGCGGGCCCGAGTTGGGGTTGTAGATCATGCGCCAGACGATCGCGATGACCACAGGCGGCATCGCCCACGGGATCAGCGCGAGCACGCGCGTCAGGCCTTTGAGTCGCAGGTTGCTGTTGAGCAGCAGAGCGAGCCCCATCGCACTCACCAGGGTGAGGAAGGCGACCGACCCGGCCCACACGATGCCGATGCCGAACGACTGCCAGAATCGACGGTCTCCGGCGAGCTCGATGAAGTTGTCGAGCCCGATGAACGAGACCTCGGCGTTTCGCGCGAGGGTGGCGTCGGTGAACCCGAGGAGCACTCCGCTGACGAGCGGGATGACCGAGAAGATGATGATCGGCAGCAGGGCGGGGGCGACGAGCGCGATCGCCTCTTTGCGCTGGGCGCGGGCGCGCGGTCCGATCTGCCGGACGCGGGGCGGGCGCGAGGACGTCTTCGTCTCTGCGAGCGTGGTCATCCGTGTGCCTTCTCTTCATCGATGGGCTCGGGGCGGCGGAGCGCCGCGGGGACGGATGCCGACGTCGATCCGCGCACGACGAGCGCGGGCGGAACCGTGACGGTGCGGGCCGGCCGGGTGTCGTCGGCGATCCGTGCGAGAAGCATCTCGGCGGCGGCACGGCCGCGCTCCTTGGCGCCGAGGTCGACGCTCGTGAGCCCGGGGCGGACGACCTCGGCGAGCTCGGTGTTGTCGAGGCCGGTGACGGCGAGGTCGACGGGAACGCGCAGGCCGAGGTCCTCGGCGGCGCGGAGGACCCCGACGCCGATCAGGTCGTTCGCCGCGACCACGGCCGTCGGACGGTCGGGCCGGTCGAGAAGCGGCAGCGCCGCGTCGTAGCCGGCTGCGATCGTGAAGTCGGCGGCGTCGACGTGCCGCGTCCGCAGGTCGTCGTACTGGCCCACCGCCGCGATGAAACCGTCGCGGCGCATGACGCCGGGGGTGGTGTCGGTCGGGCCGTTGACGAACGCGATGTCACGGCGACCCTCGTCGACGAGGTGGTCGACGACGAGGCGCATCGCGGTCGGCGAGTCGGCACGCACGGTGTCGAACTCGGCCGATGCCGGCAGCCGTCCGAGGACGACGAACGGGATCGGCGCCGCGGCGAGCGCCGTGAGCAGCTCATCGGTGACGCGCAGCGGCGACAGGATGAGCCCGTCGACGTATCCGCGACCGAGGTCGCGGACGACATCCACAGAAGATGACGATGTGCCGGTCGATGACAGCAGCAGGCGGTAGCCGGATGCCGAGACCACCTGCTCGACCGCTGCCATCATCTCCACGTAGACCGGGTTGCCGATGTCGGCGACGGCGAAGCCCAGCTGCAGCGTGCGACCCCGCTTGAGCGATTGCGCCGTGGCGTCGGCCACGTAGCCGAGCTCGCGTGCCGCGTCGCGCACCTTTGCCGCGGTCTCCGGACTCGCGACGAGCCCGTTCAGCGCACGCG
It contains:
- a CDS encoding carbohydrate ABC transporter permease — translated: MTTLAETKTSSRPPRVRQIGPRARAQRKEAIALVAPALLPIIIFSVIPLVSGVLLGFTDATLARNAEVSFIGLDNFIELAGDRRFWQSFGIGIVWAGSVAFLTLVSAMGLALLLNSNLRLKGLTRVLALIPWAMPPVVIAIVWRMIYNPNSGPLNGVLGWLGIPGVNWLGDFSTALPAVIVVGVWAGIPQTTVLLLAGMQSIAPEQHEAAAVDGAGAGRRFWHVTLPALRPVIIAVTALDFIWQFNSFGLIYVLTEGGPGGRTMIPPLFTYLEAFRNREIGYASAMGNVLVVAILVILSLYLINQFRQNKGAGK
- a CDS encoding carbohydrate ABC transporter permease, whose amino-acid sequence is MTTKRPLYATVLMYLALAGYLIFLGFPLLWLLSASFKSTRELNSLAVNLIPQQWDFGNYIAALERQNLITAAGNSVLVSIVTMIVAVLLSMPMAYALARLKGRLRAAGTVWILVSQVFPTILIIIPLFLVLRSLQLNDTLFGLILVYVTFTMPFTLWMLQGYVAAIPPELEEAAEMDGAGRFTILRTVILPLLVPGLVATAMFTFVSAWNEFFLALVLIQSPELYTLPIALRSFLGAEGQTQLGPLAAGAILATIPSLIIFGILQKKLTGGMLAGAVKG
- a CDS encoding LacI family DNA-binding transcriptional regulator, whose product is MVRVTITQVAARAGVSVASASRALNGLVASPETAAKVRDAARELGYVADATAQSLKRGRTLQLGFAVADIGNPVYVEMMAAVEQVVSASGYRLLLSSTGTSSSSVDVVRDLGRGYVDGLILSPLRVTDELLTALAAAPIPFVVLGRLPASAEFDTVRADSPTAMRLVVDHLVDEGRRDIAFVNGPTDTTPGVMRRDGFIAAVGQYDDLRTRHVDAADFTIAAGYDAALPLLDRPDRPTAVVAANDLIGVGVLRAAEDLGLRVPVDLAVTGLDNTELAEVVRPGLTSVDLGAKERGRAAAEMLLARIADDTRPARTVTVPPALVVRGSTSASVPAALRRPEPIDEEKAHG